One genomic region from Entelurus aequoreus isolate RoL-2023_Sb linkage group LG14, RoL_Eaeq_v1.1, whole genome shotgun sequence encodes:
- the LOC133665304 gene encoding zinc finger protein 501-like, whose amino-acid sequence MSTLQMLRALVDQRLTAAVEEIFVVLERTIAEYEAELSRTKQENNRLLDAVFKKHQVVLHRTDVQRVSAGSHEEIPSGQQEWHTSVGQKELQAPSHIKEGQLHDEDEAQSLQLHHSQSEENRGAELVSQHITEADGEHCEDTKSEPDSIFAPLSDMDDMMSDSSDHSDHIQKPLESKKNSKGDTRHHTNNKHFDCSECGKSFRRKTNFTQHMRIHTGEKPFICSVCKKSFSSKLNMTRHMTTHTGEKPFSCSACKKSFSRKHYLTRHMIIHTGEKPFPCSVCKKSFSRKVDITPHMRTHTGEKPFNCSVCKKRFSRKRNMTTHMTTHTGEKPFLCSVCPKRFSINQRMIRHMRTHTGEKPFPCSVCPKRFSLNHHMIRHMRTHTGEKPFTRSAFAKRSITKKGIILHMRTHTGEKPFSCTVCDKGFKFKYQVSRHKCATVMEAAGI is encoded by the exons atgtctacattacaaatgttgagagcgttggtggatcagcgactaactgctgccgttgaagaaatatttgtagtgttagaaagaacgatagcagaatacgaggcggaactttctagaacaaaaCAGGAGAATAAtcgactactggacgctgttttcaagaaacatcaagttgtgttacacagaacag acgtccagcgggTGTCAGCGGGGAGTCATGAAGAGATTCCCTCCGGGCAGCAGGagtggcacaccagtgtgggacAGAAGGAGCTACAGGCCCCCTCTCACATTAAAGAGGGGCAGcttcatgatgaagatgaagctcagtccttacagcttcatcacagtcaaagtgaggagaatcgaggggcggagcttgtaagtcaacacatcacagaagctgatggagagcattgtgaagatacaaagtcagaaccagacagcatctttgctccactgtcagacatggacGACATGATGTCAGACTCTTCTGATCACAGCgaccacatccaaaaacctttggagagtaaaaaaaattctaaaggtGATACGAGGcatcacactaacaacaaacactttgactgctctGAATGTGGGAAATCATTTAGACGGAAGACTAATTTTACacaacacatgagaatacataccggagagaaaccttttatttgctctgtttgtaagaagagtttctcctcaAAGCTGAACATGACCAGACACATGACAacgcacactggagagaaaccttttagttGCTCAgcttgtaagaagagtttctcaaGAAAGCATTACCTGACCAGACACATGATaatacatactggagagaaaccttttccttgctctgtttgtaagaagagtttctccagaaaggtTGACATTAccccacacatgagaacacatactggagagaaaccttttaattgctctgtttgtaagaagcgTTTTTCCAGAAAGCgcaacatgaccacacacatgacaacacacactggagaaaaaccttttctgTGCTCAGTGTGTCCCAAAAGATTCTCCATAAATCAGCGAATgataagacacatgagaacacacactggagagaaaccttttccgTGCTCAGTGTGTCCCAAAAGATTCTCCTTAAATCATCATATgataagacacatgagaacacacactggagagaaaccttttactcgCTCAGCTTTTGCTAAAAGATCCATCACTAAGAAGGGAATtatattacacatgagaacacacacaggtgagaaaccgtTTAGTTGCACTGTATGTGATAAAGGGTTCAAGTTTAAGTATCAGGTCAGTAGACACAAGTGTGCAACAGTCATGGAAGCTGCAGggatttaa